A single region of the Chitinophagaceae bacterium genome encodes:
- a CDS encoding DUF4263 domain-containing protein yields MQQVFVHPVLYIQGETYLGGKNTKGRNGSGGVVTDFLLKNISSNSICVVEIKTPCTDLINQSVYRGSGNGKNNDIHSTGSDLSGSVIQLENQIHEAINNFKTVIGSDESTKDVGILDPRGVLIIGTYSDLSDSQKRSFNLFRKSLSRDIVTFDELLEKMKMLLNIY; encoded by the coding sequence TTGCAACAAGTTTTTGTTCATCCGGTATTATATATACAAGGAGAAACATATTTGGGTGGTAAAAACACAAAAGGTAGAAATGGTTCAGGTGGAGTAGTAACAGATTTTTTATTAAAAAATATTTCAAGTAACAGTATTTGTGTCGTTGAAATAAAAACACCATGCACTGATTTAATAAATCAAAGTGTATATCGTGGAAGTGGTAATGGAAAAAATAATGATATACATTCTACGGGCAGTGATTTGTCTGGAAGTGTAATACAATTAGAAAATCAAATACATGAAGCAATAAATAATTTCAAAACCGTAATTGGTTCAGATGAATCAACTAAAGATGTTGGTATTTTAGATCCAAGAGGTGTTTTAATTATAGGAACTTATTCCGATTTGAGTGATTCTCAAAAAAGAAGTTTTAATCTTTTTAGAAAATCATTAAGTAGAGATATAGTAACTTTTGATGAACTTTTAGAAAAAATGAAGATGTTGTTAAATATTTATTAA